DNA sequence from the Alteribacter lacisalsi genome:
GACACCTGAAAACGTCCACGTAGAATATGAAGAAAATGAAAACAGTGTGATCATGAAGAGCGGTAGTCTTTCGGTTCATTTTGCGCTGGAACCGCTTCGGATCAGCTTTACTGATGCCACGGGTAAACCGATCGTATCTGAAGGTGAAAAAGGGATGGGCCACAGCGCTGCAGGCGAGGTGATTTGTTTCAAGAATGCAGATGCTGATGATCATTATTACGGCTTCGGAGAGAAGACCGGTTTTCTTGATAAGAGCGGCGAAAAAATGACTATGTGGAACACAGATGTGTATGCACCGCATAATCCGGAAACGGATGCCCTGTATCAATCAATTCCCTTTTTTATGACACTACGCAATGGGCGTGCCCACGGTCTGTTTTTTGATAATACAGGAAAAACTCATTTTAATATGCGTAAGGATCAAGGCACATATTTTTTCAGCGGTGAGAGCGGGCAGCTCGATTACTATGTGCTTGCAGGACCTGGGATGAAAGAAGTGCTCGGAAACTACACTGTACTGACCGGTAATATGCCGCTACCGCCAAAATGGGCACTCGGCTACCATCAGTCCCGCTACAGCTACGAAACAGAATCAGAAGTCCGTGAGCTGGTTAACAGCTTTCTGGAAAAAGAAATACCGGTCGATGCGATTTATCTGGATATTCACTATATGGACGGCTATCGTGTTTTTACATTTGATGAAGACCGGTTCCCTGATCCCAAAAAGCTGATCGCGGACCTGAAGGAGAAGGGAGTCCGTGTCGTTCCGATCGTGGATCCCGGCGTTAAGAAAGACCCGGAATATCTGGCTTATCAGGAAGGGATCCGGGAAGGGCATTTCTGCAAGTACATTGATGGAGCGATTTATCACGGGGATGTGTGGCCCGGAAGCAGTGCCTTTCCTGACTTTACAAGTGATGCGGTCCGCGACTGGTGGGGGAATAAGCATACCTTCTATACCGACCTTGGGGTTGAAGGCATTTGGAATGATATGAATGAGCCGGCCGTGTTTAATGAGACAAAAACAATGGATATTGCCGTGATGCATGATAATAACGGAAATCCGAAAACACACCGGGAGCTTCATAACATTTACGGGCTCAAGATGGGAGAAGCCACCTATGAAGGGATGAAGAAAAACCTTGGCGGAAAGCGGACATTTCTGCTGACCCGTGCCGGATTTGCAGGAGTTCAGCGATACGGCAGTGTCTGGACTGGGGATAACAGGAGCTTCTGGGAACATCTCCAGCTTGCCATTCCGATGTGCATGAATCTTGGCATGTCCGGGGTGCCTTTTACCGGACCTGATGTGGGCGGCTTCGCCCACGATGCAAACGGACAGCTTCTTGCCCGCTGGACACAGTTTGGCACGTTTACACCATATTTCCGGAACCACAGTGCCATCGGGACAGTTCGTCAGGAACCATGGAGCTTTGGAGAAGAAGTAGAAGCGAACGTAAAAAAATACATCGATCTGCGCTACATCTGGATGCCGCAGCTGTACAAGCTGTTCCGTGACGCTTCCGTTACCGGCCTTCCAGTGATGCGCCCGCTGGTGCTGGAATATCCGGAAGATAAAAACACGTTTAATCTGAGTGATCAGTTTATGGTCGGAGACAATGTCATTATTGCACCAATTACTGCGCCGGATATGTTTCACCGTGCCGTTTACCTTCCTGAAGGGAAATGGGTTAACTACTGGACTAAGGAAAACCTGCAGGGGCCAAAGCATATTCTCACGGAGGCAGACATCCAGACCCTCCCAATCTTTGTGAAGGCGGACAGCGTTGTTGCGCACGGATCGCCGAAGCAGTCAACCGCTGTGGAAGAATTGGAATACCAGCTTCACGTCTATACTGGAGATAAAGGGGAAACCTCCTATACTCTGTATGAAGATGACGGAGAGACATTCGGCTATGAAAAAAATGAAGCGTTTGAAAAGTA
Encoded proteins:
- a CDS encoding glycoside hydrolase family 31 protein, whose amino-acid sequence is MMQDTSFAIHPGKENQIEGTDYRDIGNVLSIEKGETHLNLECENGFVTVLFYSDDAARIVMNQKHSPVLDESFAVIQTPENVHVEYEENENSVIMKSGSLSVHFALEPLRISFTDATGKPIVSEGEKGMGHSAAGEVICFKNADADDHYYGFGEKTGFLDKSGEKMTMWNTDVYAPHNPETDALYQSIPFFMTLRNGRAHGLFFDNTGKTHFNMRKDQGTYFFSGESGQLDYYVLAGPGMKEVLGNYTVLTGNMPLPPKWALGYHQSRYSYETESEVRELVNSFLEKEIPVDAIYLDIHYMDGYRVFTFDEDRFPDPKKLIADLKEKGVRVVPIVDPGVKKDPEYLAYQEGIREGHFCKYIDGAIYHGDVWPGSSAFPDFTSDAVRDWWGNKHTFYTDLGVEGIWNDMNEPAVFNETKTMDIAVMHDNNGNPKTHRELHNIYGLKMGEATYEGMKKNLGGKRTFLLTRAGFAGVQRYGSVWTGDNRSFWEHLQLAIPMCMNLGMSGVPFTGPDVGGFAHDANGQLLARWTQFGTFTPYFRNHSAIGTVRQEPWSFGEEVEANVKKYIDLRYIWMPQLYKLFRDASVTGLPVMRPLVLEYPEDKNTFNLSDQFMVGDNVIIAPITAPDMFHRAVYLPEGKWVNYWTKENLQGPKHILTEADIQTLPIFVKADSVVAHGSPKQSTAVEELEYQLHVYTGDKGETSYTLYEDDGETFGYEKNEAFEKYVQFSYDRDMLTVTTEQINQTYTPSWDGITVYLYGAGEVTAATVDGNRVETEISADGVVKLRIRR